The Thermodesulfovibrio sp. 3462-1 genome contains the following window.
GAAATTGACAGATTAACAATTGAGCATTATGGTATTCCATCAATGGTTTTAATGGAAAGAGCTGCTTTAACTGTTTCAAAGCATGTTCTTAAATTTAATCCTGAAAATGTAATTGTTCTTGCAGGACCTGGAAATAATGGAGGTGATGGTATTGCCTGTGCAAGATTGCTCAAAAATAAAATTAAAAATATAAAAATTTTTCAGCTTTTTTCTGAAGATAAACTCTCAAAGGATTGCAAAGCCCAGCTTGATATAGCAAAAAAATTTGGAGTGCCAGTAGTTGAAGGTTATCCGAAAGATGATGAAATACTCAGTGCAGATGTTGTTATAGATGCAATATTTGGCACAGGACTTAAAAGAGCAATTGAAGGTGAACTTGCTCAATTTATTGAAAAACTTAATTCTTTTCAAAAATTTATTGTGGCTGTTGATATTCCATCAGGAGTATCTTCAGATACAGGAGAAGTTCTTGGAGTTGCTTTAAAAGCAAACACAACACTAACATTCGGGCTTCCAAAAAGAGGGCATCTCCTTTTTCCTGGCAGAGGCTGCACAGGTGAGTTATTTGTTGAAGATATAGGCTTTCCACAGGAATTAACAGAATCTGAAAATTTAAAGATTTGTACAATTGAACCCTCTTTTGCTCGCTTACTTATTCCTCCAAGACCAAAGTATTCCCATAAAACAAAATACGGGCATGTTCTTGTAATTGCAGGCTCTACAGGGAAAACAGGAGCAGCTTTAATGACATCAAAGGCAGCATTAAGGACAGGTTCTGGCCTTGTAACAATGGCAGTTCCTGCAGCACTCAAGGTTGTTTTTCAAAGTAAGGTTCTTGAAGAAATGCTTCTTCCACTTGCATGCACAACAAATACTCTTTCAAAGCAGGCTTTACCTGAAATTCTTGATTTTATAAACGAAAGGGCAAATGTTGTTGCTTTTGGTCCTGGAGTAGGAGTAAATGAGGATATTGAAGTTATTTTAAAAGCTCTTATTGAACAATGTCCCTGTCCCATAGTGATTGATGCTGACGGAATTACAGTTCTTGGAAGAATTATAAATATTTTGGAAAAAGCTACTTCTCAGATTGTTCTTACACCTCATCCAGGTGAGTTAAGCAGGCTCATAAATATTTCAGTAAAGGAAATTGAAAAACAAAGAATTGATATTGCTCAAAAGGTAGCGAAACAATTAAATGTTGTGCTTGTTTTAAAGGGAGTGCCTACAGTGGTTGCAGAGCCTCAGGGCTGGGTTTATTTAAATACAACAGGAAATCCTGGGATGGCAACAGGAGGTTCTGGAGATGTTCTTACAGGCATAATTGCTTCACTTATTGGTCAAGGATTGGCTCCTTTTTATGCATCTGTGCTTGGTGTTTATCTTCACGGATTAAGTGGAGACATAGCTGCCAGAGCAAAGGGCTATCATGGACTTATTGCAGGAGATATCATAGAAAGCATTCCTGAAGCATTTATTGAGCTAACTAAATGAAATGGATTCAAAGCATTGAAAATCCTTTTATCAAAGAAATAAGAAGGATCAAAAAACAACCCAATGAAAAAATTTTTATTGAAGGAATAAATCTGATTGAGTCAGCTTTAGAGTCTTGTTTTGTTCGGATTGAAAAAGTGCTTGTTACAAAGCAATTTATGGAGAAATATGGCGAAAAATTTTTCCAAGACAAAGAACTTGAAATTGTGGGAATCTCGGAAGAGATCTCAAAGAAAATCTCTGATACAGTTACGCCACAGGGTATTTTTTCAGTGGCAAGCTTTAAAATGAAAAATCTCAACGAAGTTAAAAATCCGACACTTATCACTATTGTAGACAAAGTTCAAGATCCTGGAAATCTTGGAACAATCATTCGTGCTTCTGAGGCTCTTGGTGCAGATGCTGTTTTAATTATACCTGGAACGTGTAATCCTTTGTCAGGCAA
Protein-coding sequences here:
- a CDS encoding RNA methyltransferase gives rise to the protein MKWIQSIENPFIKEIRRIKKQPNEKIFIEGINLIESALESCFVRIEKVLVTKQFMEKYGEKFFQDKELEIVGISEEISKKISDTVTPQGIFSVASFKMKNLNEVKNPTLITIVDKVQDPGNLGTIIRASEALGADAVLIIPGTCNPLSGKVLRASAGSIFFIPVIKASVRETEEFIAQCRLTLVITDLKAKLLCFDMDYTQPIAVAFGNESHGVSEELRKISHINCRIPHKGKTESLNVAMAATVLLYEVLRQRFKAF
- a CDS encoding NAD(P)H-hydrate dehydratase, coding for MKVVTSFEMAEIDRLTIEHYGIPSMVLMERAALTVSKHVLKFNPENVIVLAGPGNNGGDGIACARLLKNKIKNIKIFQLFSEDKLSKDCKAQLDIAKKFGVPVVEGYPKDDEILSADVVIDAIFGTGLKRAIEGELAQFIEKLNSFQKFIVAVDIPSGVSSDTGEVLGVALKANTTLTFGLPKRGHLLFPGRGCTGELFVEDIGFPQELTESENLKICTIEPSFARLLIPPRPKYSHKTKYGHVLVIAGSTGKTGAALMTSKAALRTGSGLVTMAVPAALKVVFQSKVLEEMLLPLACTTNTLSKQALPEILDFINERANVVAFGPGVGVNEDIEVILKALIEQCPCPIVIDADGITVLGRIINILEKATSQIVLTPHPGELSRLINISVKEIEKQRIDIAQKVAKQLNVVLVLKGVPTVVAEPQGWVYLNTTGNPGMATGGSGDVLTGIIASLIGQGLAPFYASVLGVYLHGLSGDIAARAKGYHGLIAGDIIESIPEAFIELTK